GACGGCTCGCTCGCGGTCGTCCAGACCCAGCCGCCGGACAACACGACCTACCTTTACGAACTCGAGGAGGGGCGGCTCGTCGCCGCCCACTCGAGCGACTGGGCCCAACCGACGGTCGCCCGGTTCGGCGCCGACGGAGAGTCCCGGTACGTCTACCTGAGCGTGTCACACGCGAAGCGGCCGATATACACCCTCGACGAGACTGGCGCGGTCGCGTGGGAGAGCGATCGACACCGAAAGATGCGACCGCTTATGGAACGACTTCGAACGCGGTTCGGCTCGTCCTGACGGTCGTGCGCCCCGTCGTGAAACGTCAGCGCTCGTCGTCGCGGTGGATCGGCCGAACGCCGTCGACGGCGGCTTGCCAGGTCCGTCGGGACTGTCGAGGAGTCCGGGCTCTTCGAGTCACTCGAGTACCAACCCGACCGAAACGGTGGGCGGCTCGAACGCTGCCTTGCGTCCGCTCGCTTCCGCTCGCGCTCAGGCGCTCGGGCGCTCGAACGCGAACGTCGCGCGGAAGGCGACGAAGTAGGCGAACACGACGACGCCGGCGAGGACGAAAAGCGCCTCGTAGCCAGTTACCGCGAGCACGAAGCCGAAGAGCACCGGCGAAACCGTCTGCCCGGCACGTTTCAGCGTGTACAGGGTGTTGACGATCCCGGCGAGGTACTCGGGGTGTCCCATCGACGTCACGGTGTCTTTCATCACGGGGTCGAAGAGCGCATCGCCGACGAAGTAACACAGCACGAACACCGACAGGACCACCAGATCGGGCGCGAACGGGATCGCGATCAGCGCGCCGGTGCTGACGGCCATCGACGCCAACAACGCCCGTTTACGGCCGATCTGCGCCACGATGAGCCCTGAAATCGGCGAGACGAAGACGTACGCGAACCCCCGGATCGACAGCAGCGCGCCGGCTTCGAACAGCGACGCGCCCATGACGCGAACGGCGAACAGGGGGATGAACGTCAACACGGCGTACCGGATGAACCCGCGGACGAAGCCGCCGACCACCAGGATTCTGAGGCTCGGTTCGAGCAGTTCGTTCCGTATCGCACCGCCGTACTGGCGTGTCACGGAGCGGACGCCGAGCCCGTCGCCTGCGGAAACGGTCGGCTGAATCGTCTCGCGCAAGAACAGGTGGGCACCGATGAGCATCGGAAACGCGAGCGCGAACAGCAGGAAGGGGGCGTTCCACGAGAGCCCCGACAGGTAGCCGCTGAGCGCCGGAATCGAAATCGCGCCGATGCCGACGATCGCGACCCGAAACCCCTGCGCGGCGGCGTTGGCCGGCCCGGTGCAGATGTCCCCGAGCATCGTTACCGTGATCGGGAAGATCACCGCTGCACCGACTCCCATGACGACCGCGAACGCGAGGAGCAGCGCAAACGTTTCGAGGAAGTACATTGCCACCCCTCCGGACCCGAACAGAAAGAGCGACGGCAACAACACGGCCCGCCGTCCGTACCGATCTGCGACGACCGCACCGATTGGAATCACGAGGATCGACGGCACCTTGAAGAACGTGATGAGCAGCCCGACGCGACTGTCAGACACACCGAGGGCGCTGGCGATGGCGGGCAGCGCCGGTGCGAGGGCCGCCTCGAGCATTCCGGTGAGCGTCGTTGCCAAAATCAGCGCGATCTGGTGATCGGAGGCGACCCGGAGGTAGATCGACGCGATCGTCTCGTCATCGTAGTCGCGCGTGGTCATGGCCGTTCTCCGGTCCGACCGGGACTCCAGGGAGAGTGGCACACTCTATCAGGACGAGCAAAATAACTGATTCGGTGACTGGTACGTTCGTCGCCACCCCGCCCCTGCGATCAGCCGTACCCGGCCGCGTACCATCGACAGATTCGGTTTTTTCTTCGCGGCCGCTTCGGTTCCTGCTGTGACTCGAGACGAAGCGAATGTGATGCATGAGGTGCGCGTCAAACGTGTGGGGGACGGCTTCGGCTGGTTCGAGTAGTTCGAGTGGAGAGATGGCTTCCACTGGAGAATCCGGTTCCACTGGAGATTCGTTTCGGATGGAGTCCTGTCTCGGATGCACGCTGAACCAACACGGACTAACTGTATGGAAGCGACGGCGCCACTAGCACACGCTGTGTCACAGTTCGACGGGCGAGCTGCGGTGGGTTCCGTGCACGCTCATACCTGGGTAGGGACTACCCTCGAGCCGCGGCTCTGGCTTCGATGGGTGAGTCGGGGAAAGGGGCAGTCCCCGACCAGTGCATGCGACCTCGGGGGCGGCGCAAAGAAGGCACCGTGAGTGGAGTTCCCCCGTACATCACGTGTCTCTCTGTCGTTGGTATGAGCTTTGTGGTTGGTTGACACGATAGGGGTGTTGAAACGAGCGTCTGACGCGACCACTACGGAGGTGGGTGGACAGAACTGATCCCGACTCGCAGCTCTCGAGCAGTCATATTTCGTGACGTGAATACGATCTGGTCCAGTCGAGATCTCGTCAACTGGTTAGCCGTCTTCGTCCCCTGCGTAGATTTCTTCCCACGTCACGTCCTCAGAGTGCTGAACAGGTTCGAGATAAATCCGTCCCCATTCGATCTGGCCTCTAGAGATACCCTTGATGACGACGCCACGGACGTCCAATTCGTCGCCGTTGGTTTGCGTGTCGGACATCCGCATCTCGATCCAGGCAACATCGTCGTCGATCGTCGTTCGCGGAAACTCGACCGCCAGATCAGGAGTCGTCTCGAACATTTGTATCCAGTTCTTCCGAACCTGGGCACGTCCTGTAAACGATCGGTCGGGGTGGGCCGGCGTTTCGCTTCGATAGTCCTCGTGGAAACACGAGAGCAGTGCCTCGAGATCGTGGTCGTTCATCGCTCGCCGAAACCGATCCACGACGTCTTTGGTGGTTTGTGACACGCTACCATCAACCATCACTGGACTGATAAACCCGGGGTGACGGGCAGCGACCGGTTCGGGGTTTGACTGTGTTCGACCGGTTTTCTCCTCCCGGTAGTACCACGAGAGTTAGCTCAAATTGTCAGTAACCCACGACTGAGGTCGTGGGCTTTCTCCTTGCATTTCTGTGATCGCTCAGTACAGAGGAGATCCGATCAGTGCCGGGGGTGCCTGACTGGCGAGACGCGGGGAGAGTGGGGCGTCTTGATCAGCGACGTATGCGTCCCCGTATCCGCCTTCGAACGTCATCGGCGGAGACGTACGTTTGGGTGTCGGTTGGGGAAAGCACTTCATTGAGGGATTCCCATCCACCCTGTGTTTCGATTTCATAGTCGCCATAGGCCTCGATCAAGTCCTCCGTCGTGGTCGGATAGTCATGGGTTTCGAGTGCGTCGTCGAGCTCACCAAGCTGGTCGACAGCGTCATCGCGCATCGGTTCGGCTTCGTCACCGCGAGTACGTGCCTCCGCCATCTCACGCTCTCGTTGGCGTCGCTCTTCGTCATCCGCTTGTTTGTTCCGGCCCTGTTTGTCGTCTGCCATCGCGTGCACTAGGCGACCGACTCGGATAACGGTGTGGTCGCTCATCGGTACGACCGCCTCCACAGACCTCTCGTAAGATCGGTACAGTTGCAGTCCTCTCGCTCGGGTAATTCTCGGGATTGGATACCTCCTGTACAGTTCGATTCGCCAACCCGGTACGGAACGGAGAGACACCGCGGCCGAAGAACTGCGAACTGCCTACGCCTTTCGCAACGAGCAGCAGCGGGCTTCACGCTACGCCGGGGTAGCGGTCCACTCCTCGGCTACTCGGTCGTTCGACCGTCAATCACTCGGTCGATCGGCCGTCAATCCCGTAGCGAGGGTGGTGATGAGCAGTTCCTGTACCTGCTCGTAGTAGTCTTCGTCGTACTCTTCGTAATCTTCCCGGTGGAGCGCCAGCAGTTCGATCGTTCCCACCATTCCGAGAATCGTTACCGGATCGCGTTCCGCGAGCAACCCGTCACTGCGCTCCTGAAAGAATTCGATGTACGGAACGATTTCGCTGACGCCCTCCTGTGCAATCTCCGCGAGTCGCTCCGGTGGAACGGTATCGCGAAACATCCGGTAGTCGTCTTCGCGGAACAGTTGTTGGACGAGTGGATTGTTTTCGACGAACGCCTTGTAGCACCAGCACAACCGTTCGAACCCCTCGCGAGGGTCATCGACGCCGTCAAGTTCGTTATCGAGGCTCTCGGTGAACTCGTCGACCTCGTGTCGCATGATCTCGAGGTATAGTTCGGCTTTCGAGTCGAAAAACAGGTAGAACGAACTTTTGGCGATTCCAACGGGCTCGGTGATGTCCGCGACGTTCGTCTTCTTCAATCCGAACGCGAGGACCTTCTCGCGTCCGACCTCCAGGAGGTCTTCCCGGATCCGATCCCGCTCCTCGTCGCTAAAGCCGTGCATGGCTATTTTTAGCGCTGAAACTTGATAACTAACTCGGTCACCGGTCATGACCTCATGACCGTAAAAGATATCTATTCATGAAGTCAAGCTAGAGATATGGCAGTCATCGAAGTGGCCGATCTAACGAAGGACTACGGGAGCGTCCTCGGTGCCGATTCCCTCTCGTTTACCGTCGAAGAGGGGGAGGTGTTCGGATTTTTAGGACCGAACGGAGCCGGGAAGACGACGACGATTCGTACGCTACTCGGCCTGCTCTCGCCCACCGCGGGAACCGCGACCGTGCTCGGGGCCGACGTTCGCGACGAAGCCGCGCTGCTCGAGGCGAAACGTCGGATCGGTTACCTGCCGGCCCACCTCGGGTTCGACGAGGGGGTGACCGGCAAGCGGGTCCTCGACTATCACGCGTCGATCAAGGGTGACACACGCCGGGACGAACTGCTCGAAATCTTCACGCCGCCGATCGACCGCCCGATCCGGGAGTACTCCACGGGAAACGAGCGAATGCTCGGGATCGTCCAGGCGTTCATGCACGATCCCGACCTCGTCATCATGGACGAGCCGACGTCGGGGCTCGACCCGCTCAAACAGGAGGCGTTCAACGAGTTCGTCAGGGCCGAGCGCGGAACGACGATCTTCTTCTCCTCGCACGTACTGAGCGAGGTCCGGCGGGTCTGCGATCGCGTCGGCATCCTCCGCGAGGGACGACTCGTCGGCCTCGAGGACGTCGAGACGTTGCTCGATCAGGGCGGCAAGCGCGTTCGCGTCCAGACGTCCGACGAGGCCAGTTCGGAACTGACTGCTCTCGACGGCGTCATCGACGTGAGCACATTCGCCGACGGCGTTCAGTTCATCTACACCGGTGACTACAACGCGCTGCTCCGTGAGCTCGCATCCCACGACGTCCGCGAGGTGGACATCAGCGAGCCGCCGCTCGAGGACGTCTTCATGCACTACTACGGGACGGACGGTTCCGAGACGGCCGGTCAGGAGGTGGAGACCAGTGTTTGAAACCGCCCGGTACGAGGCGAGCCGTCGCGTTCGAGGAACGGCGGTTCTGGCGATCGCACTGAGTCTCTACGTGGCATTTATCGTCTGGTACTTCACCGTCCTGGAGGGCGTCGATTACGACCAGATGCTCGAATCGATGCCGCCCGCGTTGATGGACGCGTTCGGCATCGAGACGATGGCGACGATCGAGGGGTTCCTCGGCTCACAGATCTATAACTTCGTGTGGCTGCTCGCGCTGGGCTTGTACTTCGCGTATACGGCCGGCGGACTCATCGCGAAGGACGTCGAGCGAGAGCGAATGGATCTGTTGCTCTCGTTGCCGGTCTCGCGGTCGCGGCTGCTCGCCGAGAAGGTCGCTTCGTTACTGCTGCCGCTCGTCGCGCTCAACGTCGTCGTCGGCGCCGTCACCTACGTGCTGGTGTTGGCGATCGGCGAGACGATCGATCCGACGCACCTCGCGTTGGTTCATTTGCTGTCGATTCCGTACCTGCTCGTCTGTGCGGCGATCGGCGTGGTTTGCTCGGTACTCGTCGATCGAACCGCCATCGCAGAGCGAGCCGCGATCGGTCTCGTCTTCGCGCTCTTCCTCGTCGAGTCAGT
The sequence above is drawn from the Natrononativus amylolyticus genome and encodes:
- a CDS encoding TetR/AcrR family transcriptional regulator, yielding MHGFSDEERDRIREDLLEVGREKVLAFGLKKTNVADITEPVGIAKSSFYLFFDSKAELYLEIMRHEVDEFTESLDNELDGVDDPREGFERLCWCYKAFVENNPLVQQLFREDDYRMFRDTVPPERLAEIAQEGVSEIVPYIEFFQERSDGLLAERDPVTILGMVGTIELLALHREDYEEYDEDYYEQVQELLITTLATGLTADRPSD
- a CDS encoding ABC transporter ATP-binding protein yields the protein MAVIEVADLTKDYGSVLGADSLSFTVEEGEVFGFLGPNGAGKTTTIRTLLGLLSPTAGTATVLGADVRDEAALLEAKRRIGYLPAHLGFDEGVTGKRVLDYHASIKGDTRRDELLEIFTPPIDRPIREYSTGNERMLGIVQAFMHDPDLVIMDEPTSGLDPLKQEAFNEFVRAERGTTIFFSSHVLSEVRRVCDRVGILREGRLVGLEDVETLLDQGGKRVRVQTSDEASSELTALDGVIDVSTFADGVQFIYTGDYNALLRELASHDVREVDISEPPLEDVFMHYYGTDGSETAGQEVETSV
- a CDS encoding nuclear transport factor 2 family protein, with protein sequence MNDHDLEALLSCFHEDYRSETPAHPDRSFTGRAQVRKNWIQMFETTPDLAVEFPRTTIDDDVAWIEMRMSDTQTNGDELDVRGVVIKGISRGQIEWGRIYLEPVQHSEDVTWEEIYAGDEDG
- a CDS encoding MFS transporter, with the translated sequence MTTRDYDDETIASIYLRVASDHQIALILATTLTGMLEAALAPALPAIASALGVSDSRVGLLITFFKVPSILVIPIGAVVADRYGRRAVLLPSLFLFGSGGVAMYFLETFALLLAFAVVMGVGAAVIFPITVTMLGDICTGPANAAAQGFRVAIVGIGAISIPALSGYLSGLSWNAPFLLFALAFPMLIGAHLFLRETIQPTVSAGDGLGVRSVTRQYGGAIRNELLEPSLRILVVGGFVRGFIRYAVLTFIPLFAVRVMGASLFEAGALLSIRGFAYVFVSPISGLIVAQIGRKRALLASMAVSTGALIAIPFAPDLVVLSVFVLCYFVGDALFDPVMKDTVTSMGHPEYLAGIVNTLYTLKRAGQTVSPVLFGFVLAVTGYEALFVLAGVVVFAYFVAFRATFAFERPSA
- a CDS encoding ABC transporter permease, with translation MFETARYEASRRVRGTAVLAIALSLYVAFIVWYFTVLEGVDYDQMLESMPPALMDAFGIETMATIEGFLGSQIYNFVWLLALGLYFAYTAGGLIAKDVERERMDLLLSLPVSRSRLLAEKVASLLLPLVALNVVVGAVTYVLVLAIGETIDPTHLALVHLLSIPYLLVCAAIGVVCSVLVDRTAIAERAAIGLVFALFLVESVVGGASDFEWIQYISPTYYYEPTPILIDGTYDLADTGILLALFVVLLLVSQLLFRRRDI
- a CDS encoding DUF5789 family protein, whose translation is MADDKQGRNKQADDEERRQREREMAEARTRGDEAEPMRDDAVDQLGELDDALETHDYPTTTEDLIEAYGDYEIETQGGWESLNEVLSPTDTQTYVSADDVRRRIRGRIRR